In the Pocillopora verrucosa isolate sample1 chromosome 4, ASM3666991v2, whole genome shotgun sequence genome, TAGAGTTCCTCGATCCAACAGGCTCTCGAAAACCTCGAGAGTCGCGTCTCGGTgtgtttctttagttggttatTGACTGCTATTCTCAGGCAGAAAAGTCAGACTTTCCATGTGTGGTTTCAATTTTTATTAGAAGTTATTGAAATATTTACGCTCTTCATTGGAAATACCAACCTCTTGGATCAACCTTGACTCCTATCGATCTCAATTCAACAGGTCTTCAATTCCAGTTTATTGCTTGATATAAGAGAAAGCGAGGGCTTGGGTCGGCTCTTGCAAAGACTAGGAAATCCTGACcgaatgtttccttttaaaaacaGCTGGCGTTTAAGACAAATACGTCATATTTTTGATCTGTGAATGATTACAAgtaagggacttgtcagaaattagcagggggggagggggggtgggaattttaaatttgggttcAGAAATTAGGTGACCCATCCCTGTAATgggagtgaaatttgctaaccctccccttgagcttggcctaaaatatcatgaccctccccctcttgtataaatgataaaatctagTTCTTGCAATACACTAGGGTGCGTCAgtattatgaaaactcaaaatatatttctaatctgttctttgtcatgctacatacatacatttttgATGACAGCATTAAGAGTCCGACTGATCACTCGACTCTCCTATTTCTCCCAATACAAAGTCTTCATCACTAGAACAAGTGGGTAATGCCTCATCCCCTTCATCTACCTCACATTCATCATGATCATCCACCTCTTCCACACTGAGGGagcattgtttgtttgtttttgtgctcTCAGCAAATGACCGTAAGTGATCCATAATAGCATTGACTTTCTGTGGCTTGTTTTTACCCTTCACTGCAAGCAAATTATGTTTGCAGTGAAGGGATATCCAATATGCCTTTGAAAAGGGATTGTTCACCAAAGAATCACAGGACATTATCAAGCAATATCTACGCTTCAAGTTAAATGAAAATCATGATGACGATGAAAGTGATTGTATCAATGCTGATGAGATAAATGATGATGATCAAGATTCTCACAGCAGCATTGATGGTGATGCTGAAGACAGTGATGAATAGGATAGCCAGAACTCTACTAACATTATTAATAACAACATTATTCATAATTTCAATAAGACTATATAGCATTGTTATAAATGAAAAGTACATGTTTGTTAAATTCTTGCTATAGTACTTCACAGTTTATATCCATAACGTTCCGTAAACcgttgtatttttctcttttttttgccaaataaagaacttcctttttcttctgtgggtgaacctctacatgatcacgggcatatatttgcatgaccctccccctattaactgcccatttttcatgaccctcccttttctgaggctcaaaaagttgtgaccccccctctgtttccaccccccctccccccctgctaatttctgacaagtccctaacAGTCAATGTAATTTCTTTAGACCGCATTTCACCAATGAGTATAAATTCGTTAGATATttacttctttgtttgtttatttatctgtttttttcaattttcgctTCCGTCTCGCTGTTGCAGGAAGGAACAAGAGATCATGGTCATTATGAACATCTCTTGGAAGGAAAATTATTGTGAAAATGATCATGATTATTATGAACATCTCTTGGAAGGAAACATCACTCTAACAATGtgcaagttttcttttcattttccaagtaATTTACTTGGAATAATGAAGTTTGGTTGGGATGGGTGGGTCGCCAAGGCCCTTAACTCATGTCCATTATATAGTAAAGGGTCCCTGTTGTGACATATCGACTCCAGGCCGCAAGCCACCGGCTCCACACCAAGACTTATAGTCCAGAAAGGCACCCTGTACAAGAGATGAAACAGTGAACGACGTTTCTACACACGTACTTGTTCAGGTTAAATGACTTTGTGCCCCCACTCCCCACGGGATTTCTACGAAAACATTGAAGTCACTTACGAAAATAGTTGCATTGTGCAAACATCATTGTTTAATTGAAAttgctttttgcttttctttagaACAGTGGCTTTCGCTGGAAACCGGCATCTCCTAGGATAAGATGATACACCTTCCAGGTATAAGTCAAATCAGTATACgataaaacagtggatagcgtaAAAAgtgtttccttactcggaactggttagatcaaatcaatcaatcagtcaatcaatacACTTTATTTACCCTCGAATTTACTGTGTAGCCCTCGGGTGCTAATATCTTCGAGCAAactaaattaataaataattataataaaaagattAATTCTATAACAAATAGGATAACTAACTACCTAGAAAACTAACTAGCAAATTATCTTGATGTAGAAAGGTTTGCAGTTCCTTCCCTtttaagtaaattattgtaCCAAGTAGATAACAGTCGTCGAAAAGAAGTCAAATCAGAAATAGTGCGGTGATGGTCAGGAAGAGAATTCCAAGATATTGCTGCTAAGTAACTAAAGGAATTGACACCATAAGAAGTGGTCAATGGTTTAGGCAAACAGAGTATATTATGTCCTCTTAAAAAATAGGTGCTAGAGCGCAAGCGaaacatatcttttaaatatcttggataatcagaaaaatttagacatttaaaaatagtaagaatcatgttttgtaaacgCTTGTCCTTAAGGTTTACAGTTCCTGCCCTtttaagtaaattattgtaTTCAGAGTTAAAATCCTTGAAAATAAATCGAATACGTTTGTTTAAAAGATCCAATTTATCAGAATCTTGCTTACTAGAGAAATGCCACACCATAGAACAATAATGAAAGTGAAGAAGTATAAATGCCTTATAAAGACGTAGCATGGTTTCAGTAGACATCAGTTTGCCGAACCTTGTCATAACGCTAAACTGattgtttacctttttacatATAGAGGACACATGTTGCTTAAACGTAAGATCTTTATCAATTGTAACGCCAAAAAGTTCCACTGAGTCATTTACTGAGAAATTAAACTGATGATCAGTTTTTCCTAGTATCATCCCTTAGTGTTTGCTGGGATTTGTTATCATTCCATTGATCTCATACCAGGCATTTGCTGAGCTTACCTCACGCGAGATACGCCTTTCCAAAGATACCGGATCCGTATCGGCAGTGTAGAGTTGACCATCATCTGCATACATATTTAATTgtacagttttaatttgaaggaataaatcatttatgaaaatattaaaaaacatttgtcCAAGAACACTGCCTTGAGGTACTCCTCGCCTGACTTCTTGCCAATCAGAGCTTGTATCACCTACTTTCACCCGCTGCATCCTACCGTGTAAGTAATCTTTAAGAAGCATACAACTTCTTCTGTTGACACTATAAGCCTTCAGCTTAGCCAGCAAAAGTCCATGCGGTATGGTGTCAAAAGGCTTAGATAAATCCATTGATATCACTACAACAATTTGTTTGTTATCCAGACTACGCTTCCAATCTTCTGTTAACCTCATTAACGAGGTTTCACAGCTATAGTGTCTCCTATACGCTGAGATGTAGTCAGACAATAGTTCAGTGTAGAACTGGTCTAGGTGAGAAGCAAGGAGTTTATCAAAAACATTATTTAGGGCCGGTAAAACAGTAACTGGtcgataattttctttgctcaattcatcatttttcttgaaaagaggtGTTACCTGCCCCATTTTCCATCGAGAAGGATATTTACATTGTTTGATCGATTCATTCATTAACTCTGCTAGTGGACCAGATATCACAGAAGCGGATTCCTTAAGAAGCCGCGGAGTTATGGTGTCGTGGCCGCAGGCCTTGCGTGCGTTGATGTTTAGTATGATCACCACAAACCGCATAATAtcaagccaagctttaataattattcgattcaaaataaataaatttataattcgcaattagaacaaacgcaaatcaagtcgTAATCTCGtagctaaattaaaaaacttcactgtaaacttacttctgtggagggtcgttacaacagtctcactttacaggttagcagattctccaggtaagcggatttagagacagaaaaaatgataacaaaatgacttctttctcacttcgattccgctgaaaaactgacttgaaacataataatctaacgcttttaaatcaatctatagaattaatgtcaatcacgattcttgtcattAAGTAAATCTATCAACAAGAGGCAACGCCTATTCGataaacgaaacaaaaagatgcattctgattggctactcgaACTCCGAATGTCCTTTGCTATTCATCTCCAAGCAACTCGTGTGGGACTTGCACCAAAAATATTgcaatcgttgcaggaataaatgagtttaaatCGTCTTTgtgtgctatattatctcactagTCATTTCCGCtaaggtgaatagttgttaatcATTTATAGCAGCAAGGACCACAAAACAACCTTAGTAATGGGAGGTAGGCGACGATGTCAGAGAGAGGAAGAGAGGAACCTAGGACTAAATTTGTATATTAATCATTAATGACCTGAAAATAGTGTATTTATTAAAACTCAATTCTTTAACTAGTTGCACCATTTGCTTTTCCATAACTACAGCGCCTACAACTCTACATCCTCCTTTGAGAAGTAACTTTGTCTTACACAATTGTCTGTGTCTGAGCTTGCCTCACTATGTGGCTTATCAGTGGAGAATCTCACAGTATTCAAAGGGTCAGGACTCGCCGGAATCTGCATTGCACATagagattttttctttaacccaCGCTCGCGACAAATTTCCTCCAACACTTCAGTTGAAGAAAAGTTCTCCAAGTTATCATACATTAATGCTTTCTTTAGGAGGATTCTGTCCCCTTCAAATAATCTGCTGATTAACCTATTTATGTTTGGTAGTATAACGGATGTCTCTTGCACTTATATAGGGATGCCACTTGCCGTCGTCGTGATAATACACTTGAGCGTATTCAGAGTTAACCGCAAAGATCTCTGGACCTCTTACTTGAGGAATGTTATCCCACCGAGAAGCCACGTGAACAACGCCCCCGTAAGCACAGCGGTCTATGTTGAGGTAGTAGTGCATCCCTTaaagaaaagaggaaaggaaatgaGTCAGTGCAGCGATTACTTTGAATATAGAAAGAGTTTCCTTCCCCATCCATCCTGATTAAGGAAGCcttaaaattgtttaagaaTAACAACTTGACTCTTCCTCTCGTTTCACCCTCGGGAACACGTGTGTCTATTTAGAAAAACGTGGACTGCAAGGCACCTTTTGTCAGAAAGATCGATTTTCTAGCTTTTGTTATACCCAAACAAGTCATAGAATGACTGATAAGTGGGCGAGATAGCCCCCAATACGGAGTTGACATCTTAGCACCACAGCTTTATGCTAATCGTCCCTATGGTACATTCGCCTTACTGTGAAGTCAACTGTCTTACAGAGAACATTTCAAAACACTACTAGTCTAGAAAGCTCCATCAACCATGGGAATCCCATTTTGGTGACTTCCATATTGCaatgtgataatttttttcgggTTCACATTCACAAAGCAGATGAATCCTATTACAGAAAAAGAGCAATCAGATTCTATATAACTTCTCTGTCATCTTAACTTGGCTAAGTCCTGAGCACAGGTCGGTACAACTGAGCTAAAGTGAATCATTTTTCGTTCCCTGAAATATGGTTAGGTAATTTCATTTACGCAGGATTAGCAACAGTGCTCTGTGCTCAGTGATCATTGATCACAACTTAAGGCATTGTAATGTGTGCAACTGTGAGAAATCTCCcttttgatgatttttgttttgtaacctcAGAATACACTACTCTATTTTATTTCCGGTTCGTTTTTTATTGTTCTGAGTCTTAAAGGACGAATTAGTCAAGATTAAGTAGTAAAATACCTTGACGATCCATGGCTTCAAATGTcaaactcaatttgttttttaacttctcCCAATCAAACTCTACTCCATTTACCTTTGGAGTCTAAAACAATGGAGTTGAGATGTAGATAACACTATTAATCATCGAATAAAGTAGCTTTAGATTCCTGATCTGccatcatttaaccctttagtcCCCAGAAGTGAtgagcatgtaacttctcccaacaatatccatacattatccagcaaaaaggcaatgaaaacactcaaacttatcaggtagaagtagttatcttgatctaacaccaaattctctcacgtaatttaagagaaaatgtgtagcagctgggggggggggggggggagaataAGGAATCAGAATCTAATGGGTTAAGAGGTGATGAATTACAAAACTGTATCCTCAAAACGCCCTGTTACCCAAAATGGCTCTTTTCAGATCCCTTCCTTTGTTTGGGATCCCAAGAGGGTGCAGAAATAGCCAGTCCTATGACACCGAATGGTACATTATTCTCAGAAAACCATAGAACTTAAAGGAGAACTACGCTTCGGAAAcgaaaacattttcatcccCGCCACTAAAAAGCGTACCTAAAAGTTTTCTACTTTCTGCCTTTGGAGACTCCTAAGACTAACCTAGCAATtcgaaaattgttttcaaagatGTGGCAATATCACGTTTCTGTCGGTGTTAATGTTCTGCTGCCGTCTATACCGAACAATAATATCTTTGCTCCGCAAAATTATCATGACGCGAGGTATTTATTCAAAGATTAACTGTACGTATCGTACCTGTCTGTCAAATGTCTTGTAAACAAACGAAAGCTTATGGCCTGGTATACAGCCACAGTTAGAGTACCAGTAGCGAAGCGTAGTTCCACGGGCGAAGTGCTGATACAGAAAGATCACAACCCCAACGAGGAGAATAACCACTAAGATTTTCCAAAACAGTGCTGAGacacaaataataataataataatttaaaaaaattaattaccaGTCGCAATGCATCTATTGAAACAACGACAAAGTCTGAGCTCGAGCCAAGTGACCCCACCAGCCGGAAGTTATCCCagactaggagtattactactccccCCTTGACGGAGTGCCAGTCCATCGCAAGCTTACTCCCAGCGTTTCAACAGGCTCCCCTGACAATTTGCTTACAAAGTGCCTAGTTACTTCTGGTATATTTGTAAGGCGTTAGACTCGCAAATATAGACTCCACATCCTTTAACTTCACGAAGTTTTTGTAGACTGACATATTGACAAAAACTTGTTTCCTAAACGACGTTTGTCAAAGTGTGAATTTTGATGCCAAACTAtttcatgttttctcttttcaccAGCTATTCTTGTTCTTTCGTCTATCTCTCCTTGCTTCTTAATTTATGTGATAATTTCATTAGATCAAGGAGCCCTTAAATTTTTCATAAGGGTGGATTAATACACTGACAAGTGGATAGCAATGACGTGCCATGAAACAGGTGAAAAGTATCTCGGTGTTTGAATCTACCTGCCCTGGAGTACCAATAATGGAACATGCCGCATTCTCCGAAAGATTGTTCATAAAGGAACAATACAAATGCGAGAAGAAGAACGAATACGAGCAATTTCCAGTGGAGTCCTGAAGATGAAAAAGGAACAATTATAAGTATAACCcatgttattacatttttaGTAGTTAAAGAAACAGCACCAGACAATGCTTTTCAAGCTGCTAATTAAGCCATCTTCTATAGCGTTGTGAACTGAATACTACACGCGTTATGATTGGTCGTTATAATCGTCATAATCTAGCTATCGGAGTATCAGACTTTGTTCAGCTTTGGTTTTACAACTCTTCATCGTAAAGGACTTGAAACTCCAATTAAAACTTAATTACCGCTCGCAGACATGTCCGGAGGGACAGTCTCCTCTCTTGAATTCAGCCTGTCGATTTTTTGTGACAAAATCACtccttcttttttcagtttcaagcAATCTTCTTTAACGAAGTTTAGACCTCTCTTCAAATCAGCATGTTTCGCTTCAAGTTCTTTGACTCGCCCTTTCAAATTGCTAAGATTGTCCCTTAGTCCCTTGTGGCTTTTTCCCCAGGATTCTTTATTTTCGTCAACAGATGTCCATAATGCTGCCATTTCCTCGTGAAGAAGCTTTAACACCTCACTGCTGATCTGTTGTCCGACACACATCTCGATCCCTTAAATAATAAGGAGAGATATTCGTTGGAAAAATCCCAACATTTTGTCAAACACAGTCCGCTACGTGTTAATTATTCACCAAAACGTACTTTACAAAAGATACCCAACTAAAATGTTCCTTAATGTCACTCACCTTTCTGTCTCCACTCTTGCaagtctttcaaaaaatcttttttcgatGCTTCAGGAAGGTTCAGTTTTGAGATCAGTTTTTTCATAAGCTGAAAACACTTCTGGTAATAAGCTTCAGTCCAAATTGCAATCTTACAATGGCCCCATTCATTACGAACCAATTTACGTACATCCCTTGCGATAACACTAGTTCCATTACAAACATAGTTTGGTGCTGCACATAAAATCGAGAGTGCTGCAGATGAATCCATTGTTTCATCAAAACCTGTGAAACCCGACGAGGATGGCGTCACAAACAGTTTAGCTAATGACAGTTCATCTTTAACACGGCGATCATAGTTGCAATCAGATGGATGTTTTGCgttgttgttgatgttcttATATTCAAGGTCCACAGTAGAAGGTGGAAATCTTTCATGATAAGAAGAGGATGTTTGTAAATGAATTTTAGTTGGTTCAAGAACCATTTTCTGATACAATTGACGTATTTCTTTCCCAATGACACTCCTAATTGCAGGTGTAAGAAcctttaaaatgcaaattccaACCACAAGCCATCGCGTTTCCTCAGGAGTTAGCTTCTCCATGGTTTACCAACTTAGGACTAA is a window encoding:
- the LOC131775576 gene encoding uncharacterized protein isoform X1 — encoded protein: MEKLTPEETRWLVVGICILKVLTPAIRSVIGKEIRQLYQKMVLEPTKIHLQTSSSYHERFPPSTVDLEYKNINNNAKHPSDCNYDRRVKDELSLAKLFVTPSSSGFTGFDETMDSSAALSILCAAPNYVCNGTSVIARDVRKLVRNEWGHCKIAIWTEAYYQKCFQLMKKLISKLNLPEASKKDFLKDLQEWRQKGIEMCVGQQISSEVLKLLHEEMAALWTSVDENKESWGKSHKGLRDNLSNLKGRVKELEAKHADLKRGLNFVKEDCLKLKKEGVILSQKIDRLNSREETVPPDMSASGLHWKLLVFVLLLAFVLFLYEQSFGECGMFHYWYSRAALFWKILVVILLVGVVIFLYQHFARGTTLRYWYSNCGCIPGHKLSFVYKTFDRQTPKVNGVEFDWEKLKNKLSLTFEAMDRQGMHYYLNIDRCAYGGVVHVASRWDNIPQVRGPEIFAVNSEYAQVYYHDDGKWHPYISARDIRYTTKHK
- the LOC131775576 gene encoding uncharacterized protein isoform X2: MEKLTPEETRWLVVGICILKVLTPAIRSVIGKEIRQLYQKMVLEPTKIHLQTSSSYHERFPPSTVDLEYKNINNNAKHPSDCNYDRRVKDELSLAKLFVTPSSSGFTGFDETMDSSAALSILCAAPNYVCNGTSVIARDVRKLVRNEWGHCKIAIWTEAYYQKCFQLMKKLISKLNLPEASKKDFLKDLQEWRQKGIEMCVGQQISSEVLKLLHEEMAALWTSVDENKESWGKSHKGLRDNLSNLKGRVKELEAKHADLKRGLNFVKEDCLKLKKEGVILSQKIDRLNSREETVPPDMSASGLHWKLLVFVLLLAFVLFLYEQSFGECGMFHYWYSRAALFWKILVVILLVGVVIFLYQHFARGTTLRYWYSNCGCIPGHKLSFVYKTFDRQVRYVQLIFE